The nucleotide window TGTAGAGGGCACCAGCCAGAGTATTTATTGTAGAGGCCACCGGCTATAATGACAAACCATATCATACAACAATGTTAGCGTGAATTAACATCCCTTGGACATTAAAAGGTTCCTTGACTTTTCAAACATCATCATTTAACAAAGCAATTCAGAAACAACGGAAAGAACACTTTGCCATCCAATTCTACAAGCACCACATGAATAAGCAATACGTGCAGCAAAACACTTTTTGTTCTAGAGAGTTTACCTTTCGCAAGGTGTAAAAGGATTCAAGATACTTGGACAATGAAGGTGCATCATTCAGGTCACGCAGTGGCTTAAGAAGATCTCGGAGTACGACAATATCGGAAAGTGCCACAGTCATCCCACCTCCAGTTAGAGGATGCCGCATGTTGAAAGCATCACCCATTAGAAGGGCTCCAGGAGTAGGAAGCGGATCCGCTGGCATGCTTCTATTTGGCATGGTTCTAATATTTCCTTTATCAACTGCAGATATGAAGGCCTCCTTAAGCTCAGCTGGAATCTGTAATTGAAATTCACTAGATTAATCCAAGGTGCAGGAACAGATGTTCTTGTTGAAGCCAACGcaaaaaaaggatgaaaaataCCAAATACAGTACTAGTAGTACTGCCATTGGAATTGAGTCGTGGACTTCAAAATCAAAGatcatttacaaaaaaaaaaatagatacctGTGGAGCCACCACCGTTTTCAAATAGTTGGCCATTTCACCTTTAGCAACAGAAGGTAATTTCTGACCAGGTACATCAACCAAACAGCGAACCTCAGTACTACTGATTGGATAAAACAAGATGGGTGAAGGGTCGGCTAAAATGACATGTCCATGATTTGCAAATGGAAGTTCACAGTTCTCCAAGACTAAACCCACAAAACAAGATGGCACGTCTACCTgttgaaaaatgttagttttcCACAGAGTCAGTCTCAATATGGAATGGAGCAAGAATGCATATGCCCAACCGCAAAATAGTAGATGTgtatgcaaaaaagaaaaattaatttcgCTAGATCCTGGgttatgataatatatattataactgtCCAAATATGATCAGTGAACAATTCTCAACTAAACTCTAACTGCACCAGGCAAACTGTAACTATTAGATAGTTCCAAGATGGTAACTTCACCTTAGGGTTACAAAGAGAGCGGCGCAGATTTGAGAAGCAACCATCACACACAATTGTAAGAGGAGCATAAGCTTTAAGTTCTTGGCCATCCTTCGTTTTGTACTGAACCCCCTTAATGGTCCCATTTCCTTCAAGCAGGGATGTAACTGTACCTTGTTCCAATTGCACACTGAACATGGACATAACTATGTGCTTAGTACAGTGCAAACCTTGAAGACCAAATTCAAGAAAAGTGGAATGTGCACAAAGCAATATTTTAACAACCTACAGTGTAGGAGATTCATGGAGCAAGAATAGCATAAAACTTTACTATGCGAAGTTGAAAGTAAGCAGCAAGAAATATTACTTGGGAAGAGTGGCAGCTTTTTCTCTCATCCTTTGTATAAAACGCCCGTTGTGGAAGCTCCTTCCAGCCACATCTGAATGAAACTTTTCCAAAGGATAAGACAGTCTAGCATTTTTCCCATCCTTGAAGAGAGCGTATCCAACCACTCGCTGAGCATCAATTTCCTCGACGCAATCTGATATCCAAGCACAATTGTCACCAATACACAACCAAAACCAATATTAAGTAATCATTATACCAACGCCAACAAATTCTCCTTGGAATACGAGTCAGTTCACAACCACGTTTGCAataatccttaaaaaaattttattgtacTTCAAGGATACAGGAAATTACAATAACGATGTGAACTTCCAAGCATACCTTCAAGGCCCAATTCAATTAGTTTTAGGTATCCCCCTGGCTGCAGAAGTTCACCGACAATTCGGTCTGGCTCTGTCAAGTCTCTTTCAATCACATGAACCCGTCTTCCGTCCTGAAATTAGTcgcaaaaaaaatttagattctacttgtaaaaggaaataaatcaacaatttaATGGTAAGTGGTTGTTGAGGGGTGATATTGCAGGTAAAGTAGGCAACTTTAAACACAAGAACTTCGTAACACGGTTTACAGCTATTATGTCAAGTAAATCACAGGAAATCATTAATAATTAGATGCTGCTACATGCGATAAAACTCCAATACTGGTAAATCTTAAATCACTTGTGAGGTGGCTGTCACCTCCCTTGAAACACAATGCATTCAGTTAAGCTTCCAATTCCTATTGATTAAACTATCTAATacaattttctattaaaattgcACTTGCGTAATTTACTTCCACACATATTCACCGACCCAGATTccccaataaaataaaagtatgcgaaaattaattaaaaaaaattattttcaagccTTGATGCCAGATTCCTGAATTTGATCAGTGCCTATATATATGCTCCAGAATTCTCTGGTTTCATAATACCGGAAATTTCAAAAGACCCACCAATTTTCATACCCATGCAAAAAGAATTGAAGtcgagaattttcaaattttagaagttCTTTATTGTcttgagaaaaagaaacaattacCTTGCCGAGGGTGTAAGCGAGGGCGGCACCCGCTACACCGGCGCCGACGATGATAACGTCAGTGCCGGAGCCCTCCAATGGGCGAGATTCTCCATCGCTAAAGCTCTGTTTCGCGCATTCTTCCGGAAAACTCTTCTTCTTGAGCTGTTTCTTGTTGGCATTGCTACAATTCCAACGACGGAGAGAGTAGAGAAGAACGAAGCCGAACAGGGAGGCAAAGAAGGCCCAGAGTACGTGCTGGTCGATAGCCATCATTGTCTTCAGCGGGATGAAACAATGAGACccagatgaagaaaaagaggaagaacaaATGGGTTGGATCAAATCCTCCGTTTCACCCTCTACCCTGTTCGCAATACCGGCTCTTGTTCTGGTTCTTCTAAGTAATATGGATGTGGGTGGTGAGAATTTAGGAGGCAACGAGGCTTTATAGAGAGAGATTACAACGCAGCGGTGGTGAAGAACATATGGTTGTGACTGTGAATGTAAATGTGCATGTGAATCGGTGGATTTATAGCAGCAACTGTGAAACTTGAGATTGTTGTGCCATTGTGGTGGGTAAGAAATGGCTGACTGCCTCATAAGGGACCTTGGAATTGGTTATTGTCATTTTGCCCTTTCTCTTGAAAGTCATTAAATAAAGTAAGTTTTAAGTAGGAGGAATACAGGGTTGTCTTTGAGGTAAATTCCCTCTAATTCAGGTCTTTAATATTGACCCCAAAAAGTAAGTATTAATAAGACATGGACtgactctatatatatatatatatagagaaatgatacttgcagtcgtgagcgtgcagtcgccgtgcagtcgctttgaaaaaagtgaataaataagggacccacctgaaaagaaattaattaactaGGGAACATTATAGGCTAGTTTAATGGgttgttaaatatttattggctACACTAGTAAACAAGTTAAtcctttttcaaataaattaattaatgtctcTATTATGTGCATTGCAAAGCAAAGCTTAGCTTGATAGAACTTCcttctccaaaataaattaatgtcatCAGAAAAATGAATAATACACGTAGCAAATTAGCGACTTCCTTCTCCAAAAGCGTGGCTATGATGTAAGCATTAAAGCTTTAAACAGTTATAAAtaccatataattaattgataaattctatttacagtctccACTTGAAAATTATATGTGCAAGtcctttattaaatgataaaaaatatcattttaggaaggatatttttataattttaaaaattttaaag belongs to Juglans regia cultivar Chandler chromosome 8, Walnut 2.0, whole genome shotgun sequence and includes:
- the LOC108989032 gene encoding squalene epoxidase 3-like, with product MRQSAISYPPQWHNNLKFHSCCYKSTDSHAHLHSQSQPYVLHHRCVVISLYKASLPPKFSPPTSILLRRTRTRAGIANRVEGETEDLIQPICSSSFSSSGSHCFIPLKTMMAIDQHVLWAFFASLFGFVLLYSLRRWNCSNANKKQLKKKSFPEECAKQSFSDGESRPLEGSGTDVIIVGAGVAGAALAYTLGKDGRRVHVIERDLTEPDRIVGELLQPGGYLKLIELGLEDCVEEIDAQRVVGYALFKDGKNARLSYPLEKFHSDVAGRSFHNGRFIQRMREKAATLPNVQLEQGTVTSLLEGNGTIKGVQYKTKDGQELKAYAPLTIVCDGCFSNLRRSLCNPKVDVPSCFVGLVLENCELPFANHGHVILADPSPILFYPISSTEVRCLVDVPGQKLPSVAKGEMANYLKTVVAPQIPAELKEAFISAVDKGNIRTMPNRSMPADPLPTPGALLMGDAFNMRHPLTGGGMTVALSDIVVLRDLLKPLRDLNDAPSLSKYLESFYTLRKPVASTINTLAGALYKVFSSSPDQARKEMRQACFDYLSLGGIFSTGPVALLSGLNPRPLNLVLHFFAVAIYGVGRLLLPFPSPKGMWIGARLISSASSIIFPIIKAEGVRQMFFPATVSAYYRAPPIKQDIQKDMAEIK